In a genomic window of Thalassotalea piscium:
- a CDS encoding potassium/proton antiporter: MFLIDQIILLGAVLILLGIISSQLSARLGLPVLVLFLLVGMLAGEDGPGGIFFDNAEVAHSLGTLALAMILFDGGLQTPFKAIKQVWLPASTLATLGVLITGAVTGLAATYILDIPLLQGMLLGAIVGSTDAAAVFALLRNAGIHLNKKLKATLEIESASNDPMAIFLTVGLLEVLVNDMEPGTGLLIMFLSQMGLGAAVGLGVGWLSVKLINRVQLVAAGLYPVLVAACGLLSFGITANIGGSGFLAVFITGVVIGNSRFVFQRSTFLFHDGLAWLSQITMFVVLGLLITPSSLLDVWFEGLIIALVLIFVARPIAVAPVLALFGFNIREITLVSWVGLRGSVPIILAIFPLIFGLPGAALIFNVVFFVVLISATLQGSTLSWMARKLKLTLPPPVTPAATLEITALADVDADIVEYTLGRTSRSIGRRISQLALPESTIMAMISRDSNVIAPRGSTLLQAKDQLFIILNPNAREFVDCVFSGTIDEEKNELSAKELRVKANTKIADIAHSYDIFIAGQPQHTLEELISSTLNSKAYVNAYIELEGVRLYVREMVEERIITVGIIFKADDS, encoded by the coding sequence GCTTGTGGGGATGCTAGCAGGGGAAGATGGTCCTGGCGGAATATTTTTTGACAATGCCGAGGTTGCGCACTCATTAGGTACGTTAGCATTAGCGATGATCTTATTTGATGGTGGCTTACAAACGCCCTTTAAAGCCATCAAGCAAGTGTGGTTGCCGGCATCAACTTTAGCAACACTTGGTGTACTTATTACAGGTGCAGTAACAGGCCTTGCTGCTACATATATTCTTGATATACCGTTGTTACAAGGCATGTTACTTGGTGCTATTGTCGGCTCAACTGATGCCGCAGCAGTATTTGCATTATTACGTAATGCGGGTATTCATTTGAATAAAAAGCTAAAGGCGACATTAGAGATAGAAAGTGCTTCTAACGATCCAATGGCAATATTTCTTACTGTGGGTTTACTTGAAGTATTAGTTAACGACATGGAGCCAGGAACTGGTTTATTAATCATGTTCTTGTCCCAAATGGGCTTGGGGGCTGCAGTTGGTCTTGGTGTCGGTTGGTTGTCTGTTAAATTAATTAATCGCGTTCAACTTGTTGCTGCAGGGCTTTATCCTGTATTGGTAGCTGCATGCGGGCTGTTGTCTTTCGGTATAACCGCGAACATTGGCGGTAGTGGATTTTTAGCTGTGTTTATTACTGGTGTCGTCATTGGTAATAGTCGCTTTGTTTTTCAGCGTAGTACCTTCTTATTTCATGACGGTTTAGCATGGTTAAGTCAAATTACCATGTTCGTTGTATTAGGTTTGTTGATCACCCCGTCATCGTTATTAGATGTTTGGTTTGAAGGTCTTATTATCGCGCTAGTTTTAATTTTTGTTGCAAGACCTATCGCTGTAGCTCCTGTTTTAGCGCTGTTTGGCTTTAACATTCGTGAAATAACGTTAGTTTCTTGGGTCGGTTTACGTGGCTCTGTGCCAATTATTTTAGCTATTTTTCCATTAATTTTTGGTTTGCCTGGTGCAGCACTTATATTTAATGTTGTATTCTTTGTGGTGTTAATATCCGCTACGCTTCAAGGTTCCACTTTGTCTTGGATGGCAAGAAAGTTAAAACTTACCCTTCCGCCGCCTGTTACTCCCGCAGCTACGCTTGAAATTACCGCTTTAGCTGATGTTGATGCAGATATTGTTGAATACACACTCGGACGCACTTCACGCTCTATTGGCCGACGAATATCTCAACTAGCATTGCCTGAAAGCACTATAATGGCGATGATCAGTCGTGATAGTAATGTAATAGCTCCAAGAGGATCAACGCTATTACAAGCGAAAGATCAGTTGTTTATAATACTTAACCCCAATGCTAGAGAATTTGTTGACTGTGTTTTTTCTGGCACTATTGATGAAGAAAAAAACGAACTTTCAGCTAAAGAGCTTAGAGTAAAAGCCAATACAAAAATTGCTGATATAGCGCACTCATATGACATTTTTATTGCCGGACAGCCACAACATACATTAGAGGAGTTGATAAGTTCAACACTTAATTCTAAAGCTTATGTAAATGCTTACATTGAACTTGAAGGTGTACGGCTATATGTTCGTGAGATGGTTGAAGAGCGAATTATTACCGTTGGTATTATTTTCAAGGCCGATGACAGCTAA